The proteins below come from a single Solea solea chromosome 6, fSolSol10.1, whole genome shotgun sequence genomic window:
- the LOC131460198 gene encoding uncharacterized protein LOC131460198 isoform X1, translating into MNGRHDLSMPELNCEACKATWTAGVDDLIRSDYWPATLHSATVYATEILFSFEEMKMVAPGLSCQAFLTMSALAVLGRSLQTASKKVFLSGKLCNICKEEPFICPACTPNMLAVSVDGNRKHYRFKNASRSEEQAIFQGVFIAKDEDVATFVDHIHRTSKHVSGRGVCGGEWSAARETSQRSTSKVDEEGLELAVCRHGVLLRALNMYRGEMFAYPLYLQEKLASRQITFFCMDVTCKYWPYLQKAPAPPQHEAVPVCISCQSS; encoded by the exons gGCGACATGATCTCAGCATGCCTGAGTTGAATTGTGAGGCATGCAAAGCCACTTGGACTGCTGGAGTGGACGACCTCATTCGCAGTGACTACTGGCCTGCTACACTTCACTCTGCTACAGTTTATGCAACcgagattttgttttcatttgaagaaaTGAAGATGGTGGCACCAGGATTGTCCTGCCAGGCATTTTTGACAATGTCCGCTTTGGCCGT ACTGGGAAGATCTCTGCAGACAGCTtccaaaaaagtttttttgagTGGGAAGCTGTGCAACATCTGCAAAGAGGAGCCCTTCATCTGTCCTGCGTGCACCCCAAATATGCTTGCAGTTTCCGTGGATGGAAATCGCAAGCATTACCGGTTCAAGAATGCATCTAG ATCCGAGGAACAGGCCATTTTTCAAGGCGTCTTCATAGCCAAGGATGAAGACGTTGCCACATTTGTGGACCACATACACAGGACATCCAAACAT GTCTCTGGAAGAGGTGTTTGTGGAGGGGAGTGGTCAGCAGCTAGAGAGACCTCCCAAAGATCCACCAGCAAGGTAGATGAGGAGGGACTGGAGCTTGCGGTGTGTAGGCATGGTGTTCTGCTGCGTGCTCTCAATATGTACAGGGGAGAAATGTTTGCTTATCCCCTGTATTTGCAAGAAAAGCTTGCCAGCAGGCAAATCACTTTCTTCTGTATGGATGTGACCTGCAAGTATTGGCCCTACCTCCAAAAAGCTCCAGCCCCTCCTCAGCATGAAGCCGTTCCTGTCTGTATTTCATGCCAAAGCTCATGA
- the LOC131460198 gene encoding uncharacterized protein LOC131460198 isoform X2, translated as MKPFLSVFHAKAHDFKCEVKWSGAYQEGAGLTLGEEVEQCNAFLSRIAVTTKHMSKAGRTDMLTLLAMRWNQQKFNNLATSLSHRYHKTIQSLQSKQQNVESMKAQLAVTESHLEDWVSDVKEWAEATTNTSTNDVDALASRIEVLVTSIKRRSQRLYKDTDGNKGRARIRRKIREEKGILTSVVEKYNKIVPSTESLCMETIVSGETAWPWQLPHSGMYTTTLNKSD; from the exons ATGAAGCCGTTCCTGTCTGTATTTCATGCCAAAGCTCATGATTTCAAATGCGAG GTCAAATGGAGTGGGGCATATCAGGAAGGGGCTGGCCTAACACTAGGCGAGGAGGTTGAGCAGTGCAATGCCTTCCTCTCTAGGATTGCAGTGACCACAAAGCACATGTCAAAAGCTG gaCGCACAGACATGCTGACTCTCTTGGCCATGCGCTGGAATCAGCAAAAGTTCAACAATTTGGCCACCTCACTGTCTCACAGATATCACAAG ACCATACAATCTCTACAAAGCAAGCAACAGAATGTTGAGTCCATGAAAGCTCAGTTGGCAGTGACAGAGAGCCATTTGGAAGACTGGGTCAGTGATGTCAAAGAGTGGGCAGAAG caacaacaaacacaagcacaaatgaTGTGGATGCCTTGGCCAGTAGAATCGAGGTGCTGGTGACCAGTATAAAGAGACGCTCACAGCGTCTTTATAAAGATACTGACGGCAACAAAGGTCGTGCCAGGATCCGCCGCAAAATCAGGGAGGAGAAGGGGATCCTGACCTCTGTTGTggagaaatacaacaaaatagttCCAAGCACAGAAAGTCTTTGCATGGAAACCATTGTGTCTGGCGAGACAGCTTGGCCATGGCAGCTACCACACAGTGGTATGTACACTACTACTTTGAACAAATCGGACtga